In Paludibaculum fermentans, the genomic stretch GCTTCGCCGGCGAGAGTTTTGGCGACGACAAACCGGAGAAAGCGGCTGATGCGTTCGGCCCCGGCGAAGCGTGGCGTCCGCAGCAGTTCGTCCAGGTAGCCGGGGAGGCCGGGAGGCATAAAAAGAATAATACTTCATCCGGCTGCAACTCGTTGCTTCTGTATGGAGTTTGTTGCGTTACGTAACTCGTCCGGAACCGTGCCGTGACTCCCCGCGGCGCGGAAAAATCAGGCAATCTTGATTCCGGCGCGCGGTTTACCGCGAGCAGGAAAGGAAGGCGAATGAAGAGGATCCTTTGGGGGATCGCGGCGGCCTGGCTCTCGTTACCAGCGGGCGCGACCACGCTGACCGGGGTGAACCTGTATGGCACGGACGCAACGGGTGCGGCGCACCTGGATCCGGCCTACTGGAGTACGTCCGGAGGCGGGGACGGAGCATTCGTGTGGGACGGCTCCAACTGGTCGAATCAGGTGCGGACGCCGGACCTGAACTATGTGCTGACGCCTGGATTCTACGGTCTGGATGCATACGGAGAAGGGCATCCCGATCTGGCGTTCGTGGCCGTCAATCTCTACTTCAACGGCAATACGGCCGGCGCGCCGCACATCTCGATGTTGACCGTCCCGAACACCGGAATCTATGACGTCAATCCGGCGGCAACCAACTTGAATCTGCCCGGCTCCGGCAATAAGCCCAGCGGGCAACTTTGGTTCGACGACGGAGTGAACCGGGTGGACGTGATCGGGGTGTGGTGGTTCAACACGGGGGTAGCGGACGTGGTGGGTCCGGACGAAGTGGGTCAACTGGTGGGATCGGCCCACACGTTGGACAGCTTCGCGCACATTCTGTTGCAGGTTTCGCCGTCGCAGGTGTCCCAGACGCCAGAGCCTGCTTCCGCCTGCCTGACGATTTCAGGCCTGGCGGGGCTGCTGCTGGCGGCCCGCTGGACTCGTAAGCAATGATTTCGAACAATTTACCGAAGGAGCTCGGAGGAATACCCAAATGAAGAAGACAGTGTTGATTGCGCTGATGAGCGCGTGGATGGGCCTGGTTTCGGCGCCGGCGTTTGCAGCCGGTCCGCCGGCCCTGGCAGTGAAGGACGTCGACAATGGGGCCCGGCAGCCCTGGTCGTTTACCGGAAGCGTGCAGATGTCGTACCCGGATTTCATCGGAGGCTCAAATGAGTACATTGTGCCCGCCGGCAAGCGACTGGTCGTGGAGCAGGTCTCGGTGCGCGTGAAGGCGCCACAGGGGCAACTGTTCCACGGCTATGTGAACACCAACCTGAGCGGAGGCCATTTCTTCGACATTCCGTACAAGGGAAAGTTCTATGCGGACGGGTTGAGCGTGGGCAATACCTTGCTGCGGATGTACGTGGCTCCGGGCGATCACTTCTCGGTGTCGATATTCCGGGCCGGGAACGACTCCTCGGCTTCGGTCGAGATCAGCGCGTCAGGCTATCTAGTCGATCTGCCCTGATCGGTGATTGCCATGGGGCATCCCTGCTAGATCGAATTGGAGGAGCGGCGGCCGTGCAAGCGGCCGTCGACCTTTTGCACCAACGCGTGTTGGCGGATGCCGAAGTGGCCCCGTTCTTCCTGAGAATCGATCTGGATCGGATTCGGCGGCATCAGCGGCTCTTCCTGGAACAGTTCACCTGCTGGAGGCCCTGACGGCATTGGGCTTGGAGGAAGAGTTGACTGCGGAGGTTGTTTTCGCAATCGCACTGCTGGCG encodes the following:
- a CDS encoding globin family protein, producing MQAAVDLLHQRVLADAEVAPFFLRIDLDRIRRHQRLFLEQFTCWRP